The Gammaproteobacteria bacterium DNA segment GGATCACGCACCGAAGGCGGCAAGCCCAAAGACTGGGACAGCTTGATCAGACTGGTATAGCGGGTGCGTTCCAACACCTCGACATAAAGATCGGGCCGCCCTGCCATAACCAGGGCCAGGCTGTTGTGGCCGCAAAACAAGGCGGGAAACGCGGCTTCCAGCTTCTCAAAGTTGCGTTCGTACACACCAAGATGGCTATATTCGCGGCATTCAACAAGCGGCAACTGCACAAGCTACTCCTAAAATTTACAGGCGGTTGAAAAAGGTCATCCGGACTTTTTTCAACGCACCGAACCCGGCACCTGTCGGAGTTCGGCAACCCCCAGGCTGTTCATCAACGGCCCGCCAGGGAGACAAGACTCATTACGACGCCACCACCTTGACATTTCTGCAACGCCCTGAACGAGTCAATTGCCATAAAACCGATGTAAGAGTATCGGCACCGCACCCCGGAATAACAGACGTTAACACTATGCCATCATCTATTCAATCGGCTGTTTGTCACCCTGGTCCGCCCGGCACGGGCGACAGCGCCCACACTTTCAGAGTGATTGAAAACGAGTGCGTAACACCGCCCGCCGGCGCTCCGGCTTCCGCTTTGCCCCAGCACCCGGACCTCACGCCGGCGCC contains these protein-coding regions:
- a CDS encoding DUF1249 domain-containing protein, whose amino-acid sequence is MQLPLVECREYSHLGVYERNFEKLEAAFPALFCGHNSLALVMAGRPDLYVEVLERTRYTSLIKLSQSLGLPPSVRDPLVKVRLYHDARVAEVLAYQNCRHLKAVYPYPNAAMFQPHEKRRVNHFLEEWLDSCLSGNVRIACALKSSTAG